One part of the Capra hircus breed San Clemente chromosome 4, ASM170441v1, whole genome shotgun sequence genome encodes these proteins:
- the MTERF1 gene encoding transcription termination factor 1, mitochondrial yields MSIPKGLGYLTIMAPRNLLYVRSNYLFGSRYWMIRFSTEILFKSVSFRLFSKKCDNADSEPLDNEELLNNLLTMGVDVDMARKRQPGVFNRTDTSEQDLQTFLLSKGASKEVIASIISRYPRAMTRTSESLSNRWDLWRRIVTSDLEIVNILERSPESFFRSSDNLNLENNIKFLYSVGLTNKYLCRLLTNAPRTFSNSLNLNKQMVEFLQEVCLSLGHNGPTDFIRKIIFKNPFILIQSTKRIKANIEFLQSTFCLTNDELLSLICGPGAKILDLSSDCMRRSYRNIKEKLFSLGCTAKEIQKFVLSYPDVIFLGEKKFNDKIDCLIEEKVNISQIIEHPRILDSSIGTLKSRIKELVNVGYDLSTSNISLLSWSQKRYNAKLKKLYIEQNIVLEN; encoded by the exons ATGAG CATTCCAAAAGGTTTGGGCTACCTGACCATTATGGCGCCAAGAAACCTCTTGTATGTGAGAAGTAACTATCTGTTTGGTTCAAGATATTGGATGATCCGATTTTCAACAGAAATCCTCTTTAAATCAGTTTCATTTAGGCTTTTCAGTAAGAAATGTGATAATGCAGACAGTGAGCCTTTGGACAATGAAGAACTGCTGAATAACTTACTTACCATGGGAGTAGATGTTGACATGGCAAGGAAGCGACAGCCTGGAGTCTTTAACAGGACAGATACTAGTGAGCAGGACCTGCAGACATTCCTTCTGTCTAAAGGAGCCAGCAAAGAAGTGATTGCTAGCATCATATCAAGGTACCCACGAGCCATGACTCGTACGTCTGAAAGTCTTTCAAATCGATGGGATCTGTGGAGAAGAATTGTGACATCAGACCTTGAAATTGTAAATATTTTGGAACGTTCTCCTGAATCTTTTTTTCGGTCCAGTGACAACCTAAACTTAGAGAATAACATAAAGTTCCTCTACTCAGTTGGATTGACCAATAAATACCTTTGTCGATTGTTGACCAATGCCCCACGTACCTTCTCCAATAGTCTTAATCTGAATAAACAGATGGTTGAATTTTTGCAAGAAGTCTGTTTGTCGTTGGGTCACAATGGTCCCACAGATTTTATcaggaagataatttttaaaaaccctttcATCTTAATTCAGAGCACCAAACGGATAAAAGCTAATATTGAATTTTTACAGTCCACGTTCTGCTTGACCAATGATGAACTGCTTAGTCTGATATGTGGTCCAGGAGCTAAAATCCTAGACCTTTCCAGTGACTGTATGAGAAGAAGCTAcagaaatatcaaagaaaaactgttttctctTGGGTGTActgcaaaagagatacagaaatTTGTTTTAAGCTATCCAGATGTGATCTTCTTGGGAGAGAAAAAGTTTAATGATAAAATAGATTGCCTCATAGAGGAAAAAGTTAACATTTCACAAATAATTGAACATCCTCGGATTTTGGATTCAAGCATAGGTACTTTAAAAAGTCGAATCAAAGAATTAGTAAATGTTGGCTATGACTTGAGTACATCAAACATCAGCCTTCTGTCTTGGAGTCAAAAAAGATATAATGCTAAATTGAAAAAGTTATATATTGAGCAGAACATTGTTCTGGAGAATTAA